The sequence acctccctccctccctccctccctccctccctccctctcttttctctcttgttgtgCTCCCTCGTGTATACCTGGCATATTGCTttcactcctcctctctttgtTATCCATCTCAACCTCTTCCTTCCACCCTCCGCTGTCTCCCATTCTCTGCTTCCCCTCCCTGCCTTTCTGTCTTTCAATTTCTCTGCATCTTTATCCTCTCCCCTGTCTGCATTCCCctgtgtcttctctctctctttccctctcactAATAGCCTATGAGAGGATTCCTCacattcttgtgtgtttttcactgttcCCTTGCTCCCATTAGCCTGTCACAGCAGGCTTCACATaggctgtatatatatatcagcgCACATAGACAAACACATCATATACCTgtacacactatatatataaatacatacagacTCGAGCCTGTTCAGACGCACTGTGGTGCAAATGCCACTCCTTTCTTTCAATCACTACATCCACCGTGATGTTATACATGTCAGTCACATGTTTGCAGTGATACAGGTCAACAAAGATAGCTGCTTATAGTATTTACAAGGGTGTAACAGCACAATGAAAGTATTGTCAGCCCATTTTTACCCAGTGATTAGACCCTTCAGCATTAATTATATATGGCAAGATCGTGATTCATGCACTACCATTGTGTACTTAAAATACACTTTGCTGCATTCAGTCCATTGTAATGTGTTACACAATTCATCGTTAGCAGAGCAGGACCAATTTTGCAGCATTCAGATTTTTCTATATCTTACAAGATTCTCGAGAGCTTTTATTGTCACGTGCACAGCAAAATAGGTACGCAGCCAAATTTGGCTTCTTCAAGCTTAAGTTCCaattacaatatatttataattttaaataaggagagaagagaaagataagaCAGATGAATTagaatatatacaaatatacattatattgcaAGAGATGATATAGAAAACACTGCAGATTTAAGAGCAAACGATACAACCACATCACTGATTGATGCCGaagcaaatgtgtgtttgtatacatGTGTTTACTATGTGGTGTGGTTGTGATTGTGCTACTGTGTGGCTTCATTTGTCAGTGTCAGTGCTGAATGAAAAAGGCGCTGGCCCTTCCTTCACTGTGCTGCCCCCTGGTGGTTCTCACAGTAACATACAGCCTGTGGTCAATTTGTCATGCTGCAGTTTCATAACATTGGTTTTGTCGGTAGATGAGCTTCctcttttgctgttttattaatCTAGTGGTTAAACAGATGTTTGATGTCTTATGTGACCGTAAGTGTCTGTCAGGAAATCACCGAACCTGTTTGTCTCAcatgtttctatttctgtctaTCAAACTAACCAGCGAAAAGACTCATTTCCATCCTCTCTTTAGAATATCACCAAACATGGTTATTGCTGATGTCCAACCTAATTTCATGATGATGAGCATTTATTGACGAGTTTGGGGTTTGTGTTTCTCGGGGTGTGGGGTCTAATAATGCATTGACCtctctcacacccacacactcctCCTCTGCCGCTGGTTCCCACAATATATTATTCCCATCTCCACTTCTCCCAGCAGGGAAGCTACTTCACAGCTGTTAGCAGATGCCCTACACATACTGTCAGTCTCTCCGGCTCCCTAATCCCATATGCATGATCTTGTCACCGCTGCTGCTGTGCGATTTCTTTGCAGAAGCATTGGCTTACTTGTGTTTGTTCTACTCATGGTTGTGGTAAAGTAGAAGTTGTTTTTCTCACCATCCATATCAGATCAGATCATTGTCAGACTCTGCATATAATCTTGAAAGAAGATCTTTCTCTAAAGTTTTGACCTTGAAGAAACTCTGTGCAATTTGAATGATCTCAATGCTGTCTCTTTAGATATATAGATACATATATTGGAAACAGTTGGGCTTGTGCACTGATGCTGcggacatgtttgttttttttttaaatcataagaATGCTGTATCATTTTAACAATTTACAAAAAAGTTAAACTTGATTTTAACTTATACTTCCCCTTTGGCATggagctgataaaaaaaaaaaggagcacaTGGCTCAAATAAGTTGATGTAATGTATGCCAGTAAGATGTTTGGTGGAGACAAACACTGCTTAATGTGCCTTCATGTTGCATCAGGTTCTTCTCTAGAGTGTTGCTGCAAACATCATCCACACTTTTgtagggctgtaactaatgattattttcattatcaagtaatctgccaattattttctctattgaTAATATTGTctgtaaaaatgtctgaaaatagaGAAAGATATCCGTTATAAATTCTTGTAGCACAAgttgacgtcttcagatgtcttgttttgttaaatcaacagtccacaatccaaagatatttagtcGACTCCTAACTCGTTACAAAACATGAGGACCAGGATAATCATCATTTTTCcaactttaaaacaaaactgacttTTCTCCCCATGtattgaaatgtgtgtgtttaattctCTGCCCCCAGCATTACACCAAAGATGCCGATGGCCTTTGCACCAGGCTGATTAAACCCAAGTTGATGGAGGGAACAGTGGCAGCACAAGACGAGTTCTCCAGGAGTAAGGACACCGAGCTCATTACACTGCTCTACAGGGACACTGGCACCACTGCACACAGGGACATTATtgagcatttgtgtgtgtcctgtcaCGCTAAGCTCACAAACATAAAgtctacaacacacacaaacacacacattaatcaGACAAAGCCTGCATCTCCTGCAACGCTCTGCCATCATCCCGGTCCTAATAGCATTAATCAACAGAGGGTAATTAATCTTTCTGTGTCTGGGGACGACTGCCGGGCTTCACCGGCTCGTAAGGTCAATCTGAATCTTCCTCCACTTTTGTCTCTCTTCATTCCTCTCCTTGTACCCATCTGACACGGCTAATTCTTCCGcctgaaaaatgagaaaagataaaATTTAGAATAAATCAACACTTTTCCTCCAAAATGAAAGATTGATCATTCTCCGTGACAAGATGATCACTGCTATGAATGTCAAActctaatgaatattttaatacatttgctGAATAGTTCAGTAGTTCTTTGATGTTTTCTGCCTTTTACTTACTACTTACACATTTATTGTCATAATAACACTAAATGTCAGTTATTTATTGCCATTTCTAATGCATGTTTTCCCCTGTGTGTTGCACAGTTTTATTACGGTTTGATTCCACCGGATGCGTCTGCGTCGCGTTCCGGCTCAAACGCGGCACTTTTCAGAAACGGCTGTCCACTCCACTCCGCTAAACATATGCACCTAGTCTATTTTTGAGGGAAGCTGCGTCAAGCTGCACACATCAACATTACGTTATAACCGGTGGCACTAGGCCAGAAGTCAGCTGGTCAGAGGATATATGTCACCATGGATGACGAGAGGTTCATCTTAGAAGTGgaaaatcacaagattttatatGACAGCATTGGTGCCATGGCTGCTCCAGTCCCTGGCTTCCTCTCCAGTTAGAGAGGtggctctctgctctctggcgCTACTGGAGCAAAACACTCCACTTCTGAAATACTCCCGGTGGGGTATGACGCCATGCGGAGGACGGAACAAAACAACGTCGCAGCCGGAGCACGACGCAGAAGTGCCTGATGGAATCAAGGCGTTAGACTCATATAATGATAGTCAGATGATTTTATACTTTTGGCTGTGAAGACCGCTAAGTATCATCTGTCCTCTCCTGACAGGCGGCTGGGCCTTGAACAGAAAGGAGCTGAAACTCCTGCAGACCATTGGCAAGGGGGAGTTTGGAGGTGAGGAACTGATTAATGATCTCTgcatcatttaatttcattcatcAGAGAATCTCAGTTGACCAGAGTTTGTCTTGGATATCTCACTAAAACTTCACACTGTCCGTGTCCTTATCAGATGTGATGGTAGGAGACTACAGAGGGACCAAGGTGGCAGTCAAGTGTATCAAAAATGACGCCACAGCGCAGGCTTTCATCGCCGAGGCCTCCGTCATGACGTAAGATACAACAACAAATGTTATTACATTGAGGACACAAGGGAGAAGTTGTCTTTTATACCTCAATATGTCATCACACCTTGAGATGTTCTAATTAACCTTGATGTTCTCCTGTATGACACACTGGATTTGTCTCTTTGTGCAGGCAACTGAGGCACAACAACCTGGTACAGTTGTTAGGGGTAATTGTGGAGGAGAGGGGCAGTCTCTACATTGTCACAGAGTACATGGCTAAGGTGAGTCATACTGTTGAGTTTCCCTCGTTTCCTCTAATGGAAAACTCCTAAGACAAACAAATGTCATAGAAAAGACATAATATTTCCAATGACAAAGCCGTTTGCCGCCCTTTCCTGTTTGCAGCTGCCTCACCGTTTGAAACTGAACGTGCTGTAAAAAGTTTTACATATGTGTAACAAAAGGTGGTCCCATGCGGTTCACCAACTCTCAGGGTCAAGGATTTGTTCTTTGCTGGAGCCTTCGCTGGAGGGTGCTGTAAGGTGCTTTTGAAGTAAAAGTTTGCTCCAAATATTGTATTAATAACCTCAACTATCTCACAGGGCAGCTTAGTGGACTACCTGCGCTCTCGAGGACGGACCGTGCTCGGTGGGGACTGCTTACTCAAGTTCTCACTGTGAGTCCTCTTCATGTCTGTTCAAGTACTAATTAGATTTGTAGAAATGACAGATGTTTAATCAGCACAACTCGGGGTCTAGAGCTAAAAGCCGCTCTCTAGCTGTCAGGATCTGAATTGTATTTCAAAAGAACAGTCACAGCACTTGAATAGGAACATAAAAGAACCGTTTGTTTACACAAGCAACATCACGGGGTTGTTTTCCTTGATAAAAGGCTGCTTTATCTGCAAGTCAAGTGCCTCTaaatttttcatttacttttaatttaacaGTCATTTGCCTGATGCTGTAAtccaacacaaataaataattaatacagTTATTAAATAAGTATAAACACTTGGATCAGTGGTCATAAACACATGCTTCACAAGTATATTCTGATAAATTCTTAGCAACAAACTTGTCAGAGAAGTGTGAGGGAATAGATTTCAGctacataaacataaaacaaataaatactgaacTTGAAAATACTTGTTTGTCTTGCAAGATTTTAAAGCAGTGTCTGGGTTAGTTTTTCCCTCACCATCTTTTTACTTTAATTATAGCTGCACTGTAGCCGTCGCTTGATGCATTCTGGCAAGAGTGGATGATGAACGTTGTGACCACGGCCACAGATATGTCCACACAGATTAGGGCGTAGCTGCACACCTGTAGGCTGTTATCAGATTCTGACAGTTCAATTATCTCAGTCATCCAGTCGTCACTCATcatgtctgctgtctcactgtgtcACTCAGTGATGTGTGCGAAGCCATGGAGTACCTGGAGGCCAACAACTTCGTCCACAGAGACCTGGCAGCTCGTAACGTGCTGGTGTCCGACGATAACATCGCCAAGGTCAGCGACTTCGGTCTCACCAAGGAGGCCTCCTCCATACAGGACACTGCCAAGCTGCCTGTCAAATGGACCTCTCCCGAAGCACTAAGAGagaaggtgagaggaggagagatggacaGGTAGCAAACCTGGGTTGATGTGTTGTTGCTTTCTTGTCATTTGTTGTCACTTAAACTTGAGTAACGGTAAGGTGTGGTTTAAAGTATGTAGTAGGGatgatttttcattaaaagctTACGGCAGTAGTGTTAAAAAGTTTGACACTGCTGTGACATCCCAATagcaaagaaaaagcaaagtgtGTGTCATATAGAAAAGTTTCAACAACTTTTAGCTAATAGCTTTTTGGGCCTGTTTTGTTAAAgcaacagtttgacattttgggaaatgtgattattctctctcttgcagagaagatcaataccactctgaACTCTGTGTGTTAACCAGGGAGCGAGAGCTGCGATTTGAatggcttagcttagcataaggtTTTGAAAAGGGGAGTAAACGGCTAGCTTAATAATGATGACatgactccaggaagtcactgtgaTCAGACATGGTCAAGGCATGTAAACTCATGTTTGTGTAAGGATTAAACAAACGaaatacatcattttatttttgaacattaGAGAGAGTCATGCTTGCCGTTtccctcctgtttccagtctttatgctaagctaagctaagctaaccgactgcttgctgcagcttcatatttagcgcACAGACGAGAATGGTATCACTTTTCTCATCAAACTCTTAGTAAGAAAGTCAATTAGCATAGTTCCCAAACTTTTGCTTCAACCATCTCATGTAACGTGACTGGAATCCATCTGTAGCCTCTGCTGAAATTCAGTTTTAACTGGCTTTACACATCACATCTCAAGCAACAATATTATTACTGACAAAATTTTGGTTATTGTGTCAAACAATATTCACATGTTTGGTTACTTGAGCCTCTGATCTTGCACTAGACAAACAACCAAGACCCAATTTTGATTCAAGTTGGGATAAACCCCTTGAGATGTACCATCTCGCTTTCGAGGGGGTCCCCACATATATCATAATGACTATATAACAACAGAGAATGgctgacaaaataaatacaatcataATTATCAATACAGCAAAgtacagacaggtaacagacaaaaaaaagacaaatcacatacattaattaatgaaaacatagaaaacattGCAACCACAAGGTGGCTAAATGACCAATAATAGATATACAGTAGAGTGTGAGTGGACAATACAATCAGGTATAAACTTCAGGTATAAATAGTGACAGCTTCATTGAACAAGAGTAGTCCATCACATAGTAAGAAGACAGGGCATGCTGTGGATGGATAAAGGCTGCCCAAAAAAAACTGATCTGCTCTCTGAATGCTTTTTGTTGAATTAGTTTAAATTTAggatcatcttcttcttttttgtccAACAGAGGTTTTCCACTAAGTCGGACGTCTGGAGTTATGGCATCCTACTTTGGGAGATCTACTCCTTTGGCCGCGTGCCTTACCCTAGAATTGTAAGTACCTGAGCACCACAGGTTTCTGTGGCTCACTAAAGGTCCAGGGAGCACCAGCAGATGGCAGGCTTCATTGCTGGGACAAGGATcaatttacttatttatttcttgTACAAGatcagtgaaatgtctcacACCTTCAGTGTTAACTTCAAGATAATGAGATTTATGCCATGAGACTGCTGAGACATTATGTACTGTGAATTGTAAAGTTAATTACTTCTGCATGCTTGTTACATTTTCCTctacatatttatacatttgttgTATTTGAAGAATAGAAAACGCTCACATCTTGATGCTGATGCTTtgtgtctctcctcctcctccccagcCATTGAAAGAGGTGGTGCCCCGGGTAGAGAAGGGGTACAAGATGGACGCCCCAGACGGCTGCCCGCCCGTGGTGTACGACCTGATGAAGCAGTGCTGGACCCTGGACCCTGTGGTGCGGCCCTCCTTCCGCATGCTGAGGGAGAAGCTGCAGCATATCAGAGCCAAGGAGCTCTACCTGTGAAGAGGATGTGCaaagggggggggagagggggtgtacagggaagaggaggaagtgagaCGCAGCCCAGCACAGCTGTAAAgtaggaggagaaggaggaggaggagaagagggaccACAGCACCTTCCTCCTGCCTGCAGCCTGTTGACCTGTGGGACTGCCATtttgtgccccccccccctccccggaCCTCAGACGCCCGCCAGCCTTCCTCTGGTTCCATACAAggactgttttcctgtttgtgttgtatAGCTTTTGCCAGACAGTTTCCTCTTCTCTCGATGGGCCACTGCTCTTTCCTCCTTCTACACCTGCCGCTGCTCACccgctctctctgtcttttctttctcctggTCCAAgatcctttctttcttttttattttcctcccctcctcctcctcctcctcctctcctgaaCACGGCATTAACTAGAGGGGAGGCTGGCCTTTTCCTCCACGTTTGTCAGGTgctctttcttcctcccccGCCCCTCATCATTCCTGGATCTCTGTATCACCTTGTGGCTCTGCATGCCTTTCAGCCCAGCTCTCTGTCATTCCATCCTTCCCTCTAtccctcctttccttctctccctcccctcgACGTGGTGTCAGGTGTGGGGCCTTCGCTCTGTGCCAAAGTGCCTCCAGTCTACAGAGCTCCAGACTTCCCTCCAGCACTTCTTTCAAATGGACTGttgtggtttgatttttttttttaattactttttttaaagaaatgttttttattgctttcttttttttcagggaATTTATCAAaccgttttgttttttttgttgtttttttttttagtgctgtCTCCCCCACCTCCCCATCAGACTGGGTTTTTCTTTCACGAATCCATAAAGAGAGCGCGAACAGGAAGAGGGAGGATTTGGGGGCCAGTATCAT comes from Thunnus maccoyii chromosome 1, fThuMac1.1, whole genome shotgun sequence and encodes:
- the LOC121906481 gene encoding tyrosine-protein kinase CSK: MSGIHAPWSTGTECVAKYNFQTANEQDLPFCKGDVLTIIGVTRDPNWYRARNTVGREGTIPANYVQKREGVKSGGKLSLMPWFHGKITREQAERLLYPPETGLFLVRESTNYPGDYTLCVSCDGKVEHYRIIYHNGKLTIDEEEYFENLMQLVEHYTKDADGLCTRLIKPKLMEGTVAAQDEFSRSGWALNRKELKLLQTIGKGEFGDVMVGDYRGTKVAVKCIKNDATAQAFIAEASVMTQLRHNNLVQLLGVIVEERGSLYIVTEYMAKGSLVDYLRSRGRTVLGGDCLLKFSLDVCEAMEYLEANNFVHRDLAARNVLVSDDNIAKVSDFGLTKEASSIQDTAKLPVKWTSPEALREKRFSTKSDVWSYGILLWEIYSFGRVPYPRIPLKEVVPRVEKGYKMDAPDGCPPVVYDLMKQCWTLDPVVRPSFRMLREKLQHIRAKELYL